The proteins below are encoded in one region of Telopea speciosissima isolate NSW1024214 ecotype Mountain lineage chromosome 10, Tspe_v1, whole genome shotgun sequence:
- the LOC122642158 gene encoding transcription factor MYB62-like: MRVSAMSSPSKSGSSYGEDDTELRRGPWTLEEDTLLIHYITHHGEGRWNLLARCSGLKKTGKSCRLRWLNYLKPDVKRGKLTPEEQLVILELHSKWGNRWSKNAQHLPGRTDNEIKNYLRTSVQKQARHLKIDENSTRFRDAISCTR, from the exons ATGAGAGTTTCTGCTATGTCTTCTCCATCCAAGAGTGGATCCAGTTATGGTGAAGATGATACTGAGCTACGAAGGGGGCCATGGACCCTTGAAGAAGACACTCTTCTCATCCATTACATTACTCATCATGGTGAAGGTCGTTGGAATCTGTTAGCCAGATGTTCAg GATTGAAGAAAACTGGCAAGAGTTGCAGATTAAGATGGTTGAATTATTTGAAACCAGATGTGAAGCGTGGGAAGCTTACTCCAGAAGAGCAGCTTGTGATTCTTGAACTCCATTCCAAGTGGGGTAACAG ATGGTCTAAGAATGCACAACATCTACCAGGAAGAACTGATAATGAAATCAAGAACTACTTGAGAACAAGTGTACAGAAACAAGCAAGGCATCTTAAGATTGATGAGAATAGCACAAGGTT